A region from the Serinibacter arcticus genome encodes:
- a CDS encoding S-layer homology domain-containing protein, whose product MRAAHLAAERNAPVTITSALLLAPSDFGRVALPDVPTAVVLPYCDGDLTTLPGQRIVDDSVAAFDDDVLRVTALVQGANHNGFTTAWPTDDWARPDGPDPGSTDPVCGASAPGRLAVADQLDLRDSWAAAWFRLTLGDEIALLPMFDGSGAVPDALGGAVVTTTASVPRGSRTATATPTALSVGTAAGSADACASFDGRPAPGVGGVCLSLAGPGALAVEQVPHLAPAQLVPSLPASGITRVGWTGPGAGAEARLAAGGTDVSMRAALTLRAAAWPVPDPAHPAPAVDLVLVDTHGVRAAVDLADHSDALTPLPGTSAPLARTLLRQVTVPLTAFGGVDLTSIAAVEVVGATSAGSVLVADLAFTTPAVGAPVGLDLPSVTVQGGTVEEGSGAGTALIGLHLDPAPTAAVEVAVELRGVGIAGPRPALVRRTIAPGTTCLAVAVPIQGDTSPSAARLTGERVTVVGTGGVIPGTTATDELVVREDDGVIRFVGGVWVPADSARSPGPQADPCAPRASSVFLDVPAGLPFEDEIGWLAASGVSTGWTVAAGQEFRPLAPIARDAMAAFLYRHAGSPDFTMPTTSPFADVSPTQQHYRAMAWLATTGISTGWATPRGQEFRPFEPINRDAMAAFLYRYAGSPSFTPTGPSPFLDVPAGMPFEREMRWLAAEGISAGWTVPGGSEYRPLVPINRDAMATFLHRYSGRPATPR is encoded by the coding sequence GTGCGCGCCGCGCACCTCGCGGCCGAGCGGAACGCCCCCGTGACGATCACGTCCGCGCTGCTGCTCGCTCCGTCGGACTTCGGCCGGGTCGCGCTGCCGGACGTCCCGACGGCGGTCGTGCTGCCCTACTGCGACGGCGACCTCACCACGCTGCCCGGCCAGCGGATCGTCGACGACTCCGTCGCCGCGTTCGACGACGACGTGCTGCGGGTCACCGCGCTCGTCCAGGGAGCCAACCACAACGGCTTCACGACGGCGTGGCCCACCGACGACTGGGCGCGCCCCGACGGGCCGGACCCGGGTTCCACCGATCCCGTCTGCGGCGCCTCGGCGCCCGGCCGGCTGGCCGTAGCCGACCAGCTCGACCTGCGGGACTCCTGGGCGGCCGCCTGGTTCCGCCTCACCCTGGGCGACGAGATCGCCCTGCTGCCGATGTTCGACGGGTCGGGGGCCGTGCCCGACGCGCTCGGCGGCGCCGTCGTCACCACGACGGCCTCGGTCCCGCGGGGGAGCCGGACCGCGACGGCGACGCCGACCGCCCTGTCGGTGGGGACGGCCGCGGGGTCGGCAGACGCCTGCGCCTCGTTCGACGGTCGGCCGGCGCCGGGGGTCGGCGGCGTGTGCCTGAGCCTCGCGGGTCCCGGCGCCCTCGCGGTCGAGCAGGTCCCGCACCTCGCCCCGGCGCAGCTGGTGCCCTCGCTGCCGGCGTCGGGGATCACCCGGGTCGGCTGGACCGGGCCGGGAGCCGGCGCCGAGGCGCGGCTCGCGGCGGGCGGGACCGACGTCTCGATGCGCGCCGCCCTGACCCTCCGGGCGGCCGCCTGGCCCGTCCCCGACCCCGCGCACCCCGCGCCCGCGGTCGATCTCGTGCTGGTGGACACCCACGGCGTCCGGGCCGCCGTCGACCTGGCCGACCACAGCGACGCCCTGACTCCGCTGCCCGGGACGTCGGCCCCGCTCGCCCGGACGCTGCTGCGGCAGGTCACCGTCCCGCTCACCGCCTTCGGCGGCGTGGACCTGACGTCGATCGCCGCGGTCGAGGTGGTCGGCGCGACCTCCGCCGGCTCGGTGCTGGTGGCCGACCTCGCGTTCACGACCCCCGCCGTCGGCGCGCCCGTGGGCCTCGACCTGCCGTCCGTGACCGTCCAGGGCGGAACGGTCGAGGAGGGGTCGGGTGCCGGGACGGCGCTGATCGGGCTCCACCTCGACCCCGCCCCCACGGCGGCGGTGGAGGTCGCGGTCGAGCTGAGGGGGGTGGGGATCGCGGGCCCGCGGCCGGCGCTCGTCCGCCGCACGATCGCGCCGGGCACCACGTGCCTCGCGGTGGCGGTCCCGATCCAGGGCGACACGTCGCCGTCGGCCGCCCGCCTGACGGGGGAGCGCGTGACGGTGGTCGGGACCGGGGGCGTGATCCCCGGCACGACGGCGACCGACGAGCTCGTCGTCCGCGAGGACGACGGGGTGATCCGGTTCGTCGGGGGCGTGTGGGTGCCGGCCGACTCGGCCCGCAGCCCCGGACCGCAGGCGGACCCGTGCGCACCCCGCGCGTCGTCGGTGTTCCTCGACGTCCCCGCCGGCTTGCCGTTCGAGGACGAGATCGGCTGGCTCGCGGCCTCCGGGGTCTCGACGGGCTGGACGGTCGCCGCCGGTCAGGAGTTCCGCCCGCTCGCGCCCATCGCGCGCGACGCCATGGCGGCCTTCCTCTACCGGCACGCCGGCTCGCCGGACTTCACGATGCCGACCACCTCGCCGTTCGCCGACGTCAGCCCCACCCAGCAGCACTACCGGGCGATGGCGTGGCTGGCCACGACGGGGATCAGCACGGGCTGGGCGACGCCGCGCGGTCAGGAGTTCCGTCCGTTCGAGCCGATCAACCGCGATGCGATGGCGGCGTTCCTCTACCGCTACGCGGGCTCGCCGTCGTTCACCCCGACCGGGCCGTCGCCGTTCCTGGACGTGCCGGCCGGGATGCCGTTCGAGCGCGAGATGCGCTGGCTCGCCGCCGAGGGCATCAGCGCCGGCTGGACCGTTCCGGGCGGATCGGAGTACCGGCCCCTGGTGCCGATCAACCGCGACGCGATGGCGACGTTCCTGCACCGGTACTCCGGGCGTCCAGCGACGCCGCGCTGA
- a CDS encoding S-layer homology domain-containing protein: MRKTPARRRSLGWGAAAAVVALVATPVAAQAAPDAPLVIQGDGWKVEQVSGLYEVSVQLDAQLEVRSAAPAVFVDGVEVGSAVESADGLTLTVVTADPAVLDASAVEAGWSGQPLGSTSSPAQQRSASPQGAAPQSTSPQAITDVETYAIAADPTAPGEFTVARADYDLGDQAVDLVDIGGIKGEVRAAVYYPVEAEGERPVVMFLHGRHTSCTQGTPNPLRYPCGPNQIDIPSFEGYDAPAETLASNGYVVVSIAANAINSNDNQLAPDYGATARGGLVLSHLELLAEANAGEAEGLSAELAGRLDLDHVGLMGHSRGGDGVVRAALMNEALEEPFGIESVLPLAPVDFGRLSLPNVPTYTLLPYCDGDVVNLQGQHFYEDSRHAFDDGVLRATGLVMGANHNFFNTNWTPGLYPYAVSDDWAAQDRQQVNPVCGQNAEPRLTPAEQYSLGDAYVSAWFLLTMGGQDEFLPMFDGSGAVPDVVGDAQVYTVASQAGASQLDVAPLMTESTRVTVQGAAVATYCASLDGRPFPQQIPACAQTANVTSSQAPHWTPMRFAPSAPSGQMLDLRWTAAGGGVRIALPTGSRDVSGFENLSFRGAPGQLTTGAQDLTVSVLDGSGRTASFTVSQVSGALAPLPGTATPLKKTYLRTISYPVASLTGIDLTDVRQIRLAGVGASGSVYLSDVAFSTPDVGGVAELGLPSLTVGDAYVNEGDGPGEALIGLRLSAPSTVPVTTYVEAIGGSGTPGAQRLASSVTFAPGQTCVAFAVPLEGDRLPSRVPTTSIAVTAATVTNAVTADAFGLLTVREDDAVVLADGTVGVMAPDPGPQADPCALRADEVFTDVAPTNQFVDEISWLVATKVTTGWDTPSGKEFRPLAPVARDAMAAFLYRYAGSPEYTAPTVSPFVDVATTNQFYKEIAWLSERGVSLGWDTPAGKEFRPLAPVARDAMAAFLYRYAGSPEYTAPTVSPFVDVATSNPFYKEIAWLASTGISTGWPQVDDTVKFEPFVSVKRDAMAAFLFRYADQS, from the coding sequence ATGAGAAAGACTCCAGCACGTCGTCGATCACTGGGGTGGGGCGCGGCCGCGGCCGTCGTCGCTCTCGTGGCGACCCCGGTCGCCGCGCAGGCGGCCCCCGACGCCCCCCTCGTGATCCAGGGGGACGGCTGGAAGGTCGAGCAGGTCAGCGGTCTGTACGAGGTCAGCGTCCAGCTGGACGCGCAGCTCGAGGTCAGGAGCGCCGCCCCCGCGGTGTTCGTGGACGGGGTCGAGGTGGGCAGCGCGGTCGAGTCGGCGGACGGGCTCACGCTCACCGTCGTGACGGCGGACCCCGCCGTCCTCGACGCCTCCGCGGTCGAGGCGGGCTGGTCCGGCCAGCCGCTCGGGTCGACGTCGTCGCCCGCGCAGCAGCGGAGCGCCTCGCCGCAGGGCGCCGCCCCGCAGAGCACGTCGCCGCAGGCGATCACCGACGTCGAGACGTACGCCATCGCGGCCGACCCGACGGCGCCCGGCGAGTTCACCGTCGCCCGCGCCGACTACGACCTGGGCGACCAGGCCGTCGACCTCGTCGACATCGGCGGCATCAAGGGCGAGGTCCGCGCTGCGGTCTACTACCCCGTGGAGGCGGAGGGCGAGCGCCCGGTCGTGATGTTCCTGCACGGCCGCCACACCTCGTGCACCCAGGGCACGCCCAACCCGCTGCGCTACCCGTGCGGGCCGAACCAGATCGACATCCCCAGCTTCGAGGGCTACGACGCCCCGGCCGAGACGCTCGCGTCCAACGGCTACGTAGTCGTCTCGATCGCCGCGAACGCGATCAACTCCAACGACAACCAGCTCGCCCCCGACTACGGCGCGACCGCCCGCGGTGGGCTCGTGCTGAGCCACCTCGAGCTGCTCGCCGAGGCGAACGCGGGCGAGGCCGAGGGCCTGTCCGCCGAGCTGGCCGGACGCCTCGACCTCGACCACGTCGGCCTCATGGGCCACTCGCGCGGCGGTGACGGCGTCGTGCGCGCCGCCCTCATGAACGAGGCGCTGGAGGAGCCGTTCGGCATCGAGTCGGTCCTCCCGCTCGCGCCGGTCGACTTCGGCCGCCTCAGCCTCCCGAACGTGCCGACCTACACGCTGCTGCCGTACTGCGACGGCGACGTGGTCAACCTGCAGGGCCAGCACTTCTACGAGGACTCCCGGCACGCGTTCGACGACGGGGTGCTCCGCGCCACCGGCCTCGTGATGGGTGCCAACCACAACTTCTTCAACACCAACTGGACCCCGGGCCTGTACCCCTACGCCGTCTCCGACGACTGGGCCGCGCAGGACCGCCAGCAGGTCAACCCCGTCTGCGGCCAGAACGCCGAGCCGCGCCTGACCCCGGCCGAGCAGTACTCGCTCGGTGACGCCTACGTCTCCGCGTGGTTCCTGCTGACCATGGGTGGCCAGGACGAGTTCCTGCCGATGTTCGACGGTTCGGGTGCGGTGCCCGACGTCGTCGGCGACGCCCAGGTCTACACGGTCGCCTCGCAGGCCGGCGCGAGCCAGCTCGACGTCGCCCCGCTGATGACCGAGTCCACGCGCGTCACGGTGCAGGGCGCGGCGGTCGCCACCTACTGCGCCTCGCTCGACGGCCGTCCGTTCCCGCAGCAGATCCCCGCGTGCGCCCAGACGGCGAACGTCACCAGCTCGCAGGCCCCGCACTGGACGCCGATGCGGTTCGCGCCGTCGGCCCCCAGCGGTCAGATGCTCGACCTGCGCTGGACCGCCGCCGGCGGCGGCGTCCGCATCGCGCTGCCGACCGGCTCGCGCGACGTGTCCGGCTTCGAGAACCTCTCCTTCCGCGGAGCTCCCGGCCAGCTCACCACCGGCGCCCAGGACCTGACGGTCTCGGTGCTGGACGGTTCCGGCCGCACGGCGTCGTTCACGGTCTCGCAGGTCAGCGGGGCGCTCGCGCCGCTGCCCGGCACCGCGACGCCCCTGAAGAAGACCTACCTGCGCACGATCAGCTACCCGGTGGCGAGCCTCACGGGGATCGACCTCACCGACGTCCGCCAGATCCGCCTCGCCGGGGTGGGCGCGTCCGGGTCGGTGTACCTGTCCGACGTGGCGTTCTCCACGCCCGACGTCGGCGGGGTGGCCGAGCTCGGCCTCCCGAGCCTCACCGTCGGCGACGCCTACGTGAACGAGGGCGACGGCCCGGGCGAGGCCCTCATCGGCCTGCGCCTGTCCGCGCCCAGCACCGTCCCGGTCACCACCTACGTGGAGGCGATCGGCGGCTCCGGCACCCCCGGCGCGCAGCGACTGGCGTCGTCGGTCACCTTCGCCCCCGGCCAGACGTGCGTTGCGTTCGCCGTGCCGCTCGAGGGCGACCGTCTGCCCTCGCGCGTGCCGACGACGTCGATCGCCGTCACCGCCGCTACCGTCACCAACGCCGTCACGGCCGACGCCTTCGGGCTGCTCACCGTGCGCGAGGACGACGCCGTCGTGCTCGCGGACGGCACGGTCGGCGTCATGGCGCCGGACCCGGGCCCGCAGGCCGACCCGTGCGCGCTGCGCGCCGACGAGGTCTTCACGGACGTCGCGCCGACCAACCAGTTCGTCGACGAGATCAGCTGGCTGGTGGCCACCAAGGTCACCACCGGCTGGGACACGCCGTCGGGCAAGGAGTTCCGCCCGCTCGCCCCCGTGGCGCGCGATGCGATGGCGGCGTTCCTGTACCGCTACGCGGGTTCGCCCGAGTACACGGCCCCGACGGTCTCGCCGTTCGTGGACGTCGCGACGACGAACCAGTTCTACAAGGAGATCGCCTGGCTGTCCGAGCGCGGGGTCAGCCTCGGCTGGGACACCCCGGCGGGCAAGGAGTTCCGTCCGCTCGCCCCGGTGGCGCGCGACGCGATGGCGGCGTTCCTGTACCGCTACGCGGGTTCGC